The Caulifigura coniformis genome includes a region encoding these proteins:
- a CDS encoding ExeA family protein, translated as MYEKFFSLSHRPFAAAPNLECIVAHEGYVDAREKLLRCLMDGCGTAVVTASPGLGKSLLCQDLQSRLRGMFTVAYLCSAQFPNRKAMLQAILFELGAEYLGLSEDEARLCIMQAAQEAADRGRSLIVIVDEAHLVSTELLQELRAIAEPSPRCATPVRLMLAGQLELEERLADQSLDSLNQRIACHAILEPLTQAESAEYILERLAIAGAKTQLFTEEAMAFMVKAADGNPRAIHQLCDHCLLSAYTIEEKPVSVETARNSLEDLRSLPLHWNDAGLLDDASGMDDETFEDSMEDDFVATVQTPLTAAGDSDLESVQEPSEVVSHDPGPLWGDSPDVGVFEVGGNAADSHEEPHLEAPLASQPEPEISDAALFASVAPWPAVPVEAIGSHELELPAPESVEAEPDEATLKLSTQIDIELSEPVSAEVMSSFDVIEPEGDEEPVMEAPEQEAAIAPPEEPAPSAEHAFTLHQPAVEWSEPDDVDESEEDTAIEAHWSRHVQFLDELEPDDFDDEEIVINDHYAALDRASQALSSWLPQAPELLQFLSQYAMKEQPRRAHEPTSSMHQSAVELAEPEEAGHEEELLATIRGLQEQLRQASVERPMPVDGRESWRQPVEYDVVQPPEESAHHVAEPVVETSPAPAVIEHEAPVAHTTAPEPVKSRFAQLFSRIRQRRREVEDRLRKNTDWI; from the coding sequence GTGTACGAGAAGTTCTTTTCGCTGTCGCATCGTCCATTCGCCGCTGCACCCAATCTGGAGTGCATCGTCGCGCATGAGGGCTACGTCGACGCAAGAGAGAAGCTCCTGCGCTGCCTGATGGATGGCTGCGGCACGGCCGTAGTGACGGCATCGCCCGGCCTGGGCAAATCGCTGCTCTGCCAGGACCTGCAGAGCCGCCTCCGGGGGATGTTCACCGTCGCCTACCTGTGCTCGGCCCAGTTTCCCAACCGGAAGGCCATGCTGCAGGCGATTCTCTTCGAACTGGGGGCGGAATACCTGGGATTGTCGGAAGACGAAGCCCGGCTGTGCATCATGCAGGCGGCACAGGAGGCGGCCGATCGAGGTCGCAGCCTGATCGTCATCGTCGACGAAGCGCACCTCGTCTCGACGGAACTCCTGCAGGAACTGCGCGCAATCGCCGAGCCGTCCCCCCGCTGCGCCACGCCCGTGCGGCTGATGCTGGCAGGCCAGCTGGAACTGGAGGAGCGTCTAGCCGACCAGTCGCTCGATTCGCTGAACCAGCGGATCGCGTGCCATGCCATTCTCGAGCCGCTGACACAGGCCGAGTCGGCGGAATACATCCTCGAGCGACTGGCGATCGCGGGCGCCAAGACGCAGCTGTTCACCGAGGAGGCGATGGCCTTCATGGTGAAGGCGGCCGACGGAAACCCGCGCGCGATCCACCAGCTGTGCGATCACTGTCTTCTCTCCGCCTATACGATCGAAGAGAAGCCGGTCTCTGTCGAAACCGCCCGGAATTCGCTCGAAGACCTGCGATCGCTGCCCCTCCACTGGAACGACGCCGGACTTCTGGACGACGCCTCGGGGATGGACGACGAAACGTTCGAAGATTCAATGGAGGACGACTTCGTCGCGACTGTCCAGACACCACTCACCGCCGCTGGCGACAGCGACCTCGAATCCGTCCAGGAGCCGTCGGAGGTCGTTTCGCACGATCCGGGACCGCTGTGGGGCGATTCGCCGGACGTGGGAGTATTCGAAGTCGGCGGTAATGCGGCCGATTCCCACGAGGAGCCGCATCTCGAAGCTCCACTCGCCTCCCAGCCGGAACCCGAGATCTCCGACGCGGCGCTGTTCGCTTCGGTCGCCCCCTGGCCTGCCGTCCCCGTTGAAGCGATCGGCTCGCATGAACTTGAACTTCCTGCTCCGGAATCGGTCGAGGCGGAACCGGACGAGGCGACGCTGAAGCTCTCGACCCAGATCGATATCGAACTCTCGGAGCCGGTCAGCGCCGAAGTGATGTCCTCGTTTGACGTCATCGAGCCCGAAGGTGACGAGGAGCCTGTCATGGAAGCGCCGGAGCAGGAGGCCGCGATCGCGCCGCCCGAGGAGCCTGCGCCCTCCGCCGAACACGCATTCACGCTTCATCAGCCGGCCGTGGAATGGTCCGAGCCGGATGACGTCGACGAGAGTGAAGAAGACACGGCCATCGAGGCGCACTGGTCGCGGCATGTCCAGTTCCTGGACGAGCTCGAACCGGACGATTTCGACGACGAAGAAATCGTGATCAATGACCATTATGCGGCGCTCGACCGCGCGTCGCAGGCGCTCTCGAGCTGGCTGCCGCAGGCCCCGGAACTGCTGCAGTTTCTTTCACAGTACGCGATGAAGGAACAGCCGCGCCGCGCTCACGAACCGACCTCGTCGATGCATCAGTCGGCCGTCGAACTGGCGGAGCCGGAGGAAGCGGGCCACGAGGAAGAACTCCTCGCAACGATCCGCGGACTGCAGGAACAGTTGCGACAGGCGTCCGTCGAGCGGCCGATGCCGGTCGATGGCCGTGAATCGTGGCGGCAGCCGGTCGAATACGACGTGGTGCAACCGCCGGAGGAATCGGCTCACCATGTCGCTGAGCCGGTGGTCGAGACGTCGCCCGCGCCTGCGGTGATCGAACACGAGGCTCCAGTCGCTCATACGACGGCCCCGGAGCCGGTGAAGTCGCGGTTCGCGCAGCTCTTCTCGCGAATCCGGCAGCGACGGCGCGAAGTCGAGGATCGGCTCCGAAAGAATACGGACTGGATCTGA
- a CDS encoding phosphorylase family protein — MTLPPPPVPPGPEFDTARADIGIVVALHMEIAPFLDRCEQVHKYTGGPFVFRGGKLGQLRIAVVETGPGASLAARGTRALLDAHRPDWVISVGFSGSIVPTVVLGDLVVATSIRSHDARELKFDVRFEADPDTGLHAGPLFCADHILRTVTEKKLAATKTGCLAVDLESFAVADTCRAAGQKFLAIRGISDDLTADLPAEALAIFAAQGFKRWGVVAGSLFRKPSSVQNLWELRGQAMRAADAMAAFLPQVIPSLPLSSDSSEVGQPRP, encoded by the coding sequence GTGACGCTGCCGCCTCCGCCCGTTCCGCCTGGACCCGAGTTTGACACCGCCCGTGCCGACATCGGCATCGTGGTGGCGCTGCACATGGAGATCGCTCCCTTTCTCGATCGCTGTGAGCAGGTGCACAAGTACACCGGCGGCCCCTTCGTGTTTCGCGGAGGAAAGCTTGGCCAGCTCCGGATCGCTGTGGTCGAGACGGGCCCCGGCGCCTCACTCGCTGCGCGGGGCACTCGCGCCCTGCTCGATGCCCATCGCCCCGACTGGGTGATCTCCGTGGGCTTCTCCGGCTCGATCGTCCCCACCGTCGTCCTGGGGGATCTGGTGGTTGCCACCTCGATTCGCTCCCACGACGCCCGGGAACTGAAATTCGACGTCCGATTCGAGGCCGATCCCGATACCGGCCTGCATGCCGGTCCACTGTTCTGTGCCGACCACATCCTGCGAACGGTGACGGAGAAGAAGCTGGCGGCCACGAAAACGGGCTGCCTTGCCGTCGACCTCGAGAGTTTCGCGGTGGCCGATACCTGCCGCGCCGCCGGACAGAAGTTCCTGGCGATTCGCGGGATCAGTGACGACCTGACGGCCGACCTGCCCGCCGAGGCGTTGGCGATTTTCGCCGCGCAGGGCTTCAAACGCTGGGGAGTGGTGGCGGGATCGCTGTTCCGCAAACCGTCCAGCGTGCAGAACCTCTGGGAACTGCGAGGCCAGGCGATGCGCGCTGCAGACGCCATGGCCGCCTTTCTTCCACAGGTGATTCCTTCGCTGCCGCTCTCCTCAGATTCCAGTGAAGTCGGTCAGCCGCGGCCTTAG
- a CDS encoding DUF1553 domain-containing protein has product MQRTRCGLLAIVLLTATAVRAAEPDTAKLKFFESKIRPVLIDQCYECHAAGAKAVRGGLLLDSREGLLQGGDSGPAIVPGKPDESLLMSALRFEDFEMPPKGKLGDDVVRNFEQWIREGAVDPRTGSGPLVAKTIDIEAGRQFWAFQPISRPMLPAVADSRWSGCGIDRFVDAKRRETGLEAAPAADRVTLIRRATFDLWGLPPRPEEIAAFVNDPAPDDEAFARVVDRLLAAPHFGERWGRHWLDVARYADTTGGGRSMFFGAAWRYRDYVINSFNVDKPFDRFVIEQIAGDLLPYDNHDQGRDQLTGTAFLVLGPTNYEEQDKEQLRMDVIDEQIDTLGRAFMGMTIGCARCHDHKFDPIPTRDYYAMVGIFRSTQTLIHDNVSTWVKRPTPLPAEEQAVLESHAQEMAAVQKQMSALEPELKKMRSTAALPEAGKPHIVDDPLSLPGVVVDDSNAEVTGDWISSGFLKSYVGSGYVHDGRTGMGEKKVVFRADLPKSGVYEVRVAYNFSPSRSSKTPVRVIHRDGETLVRVNQQQQPDVDGLFQSVGRFTFTNDVAAIVSISNDGVDDGHVIADAIWFVPAASDDASRNGAANEVAVAPTDDAVESSARRERMEAQHKELAKSLAKLKKEAPPAPPLVLSIQDEQKMADYHVCIRGNVHQLGETVPRSFLQVAMRGPAPQIPETASGRLELAQWIAGPDNPLTARVYVNRVWQKLFNEGIVRSVDNFGIPGDRPTHPELLDHLASEFIADGWSTKGLIRRLMLSQTYRMSSDRQEKAVGADPENKWLASQNRKRLDAEAIRDALQMVSGTLDLTMSGDMIRPGTKAEYGYQFDEGRRSVYLPVLRNCLPDTFTTFDFPDPNLSTGKRATSTLPTQALYLMNSDFVRSSAATTAAWVMKSATSDEERLNTLYESALGRRPSPEERYAAMTYLKDAGVELTSDRAWTNLVQTVFSSVDFRYVD; this is encoded by the coding sequence ATGCAGCGAACACGGTGTGGGCTGTTGGCGATCGTGTTGTTGACCGCGACCGCGGTGCGCGCGGCTGAGCCAGACACAGCGAAGCTCAAGTTCTTCGAATCGAAGATCCGGCCAGTCCTGATTGACCAGTGCTACGAATGTCACGCCGCCGGCGCGAAAGCCGTTCGAGGCGGCCTGCTGCTCGACTCGCGAGAAGGGCTGCTCCAGGGAGGAGATAGCGGCCCGGCGATCGTGCCCGGAAAACCGGACGAGAGCCTGCTGATGTCCGCGCTGCGTTTCGAAGATTTCGAAATGCCGCCCAAAGGAAAGCTGGGGGACGACGTCGTCCGCAATTTCGAGCAATGGATCCGCGAGGGGGCCGTCGATCCCCGCACCGGCTCCGGGCCGTTGGTCGCGAAGACAATCGACATCGAAGCCGGACGTCAGTTCTGGGCCTTTCAGCCGATCTCCCGGCCCATGCTGCCGGCGGTCGCAGATTCCCGTTGGTCCGGCTGCGGAATCGATCGGTTCGTGGACGCGAAGCGCCGCGAGACAGGCCTCGAAGCCGCGCCTGCGGCGGACCGGGTGACGCTCATCCGGCGGGCCACATTCGACCTGTGGGGGCTGCCTCCCAGGCCGGAAGAGATCGCCGCCTTCGTCAACGATCCGGCCCCCGATGACGAGGCGTTTGCCCGCGTCGTCGATCGCCTCCTCGCGGCGCCTCACTTCGGGGAGCGCTGGGGAAGGCACTGGCTGGACGTGGCCCGATACGCCGACACTACGGGCGGCGGCCGCTCGATGTTCTTCGGGGCCGCCTGGCGATACCGGGACTACGTCATCAACAGCTTCAACGTCGACAAGCCGTTCGACCGTTTCGTCATCGAACAGATCGCCGGCGACCTCCTTCCATACGACAACCACGATCAGGGAAGGGATCAGCTCACGGGCACCGCGTTTCTCGTGCTCGGCCCGACCAACTACGAAGAGCAGGACAAAGAACAGCTGCGGATGGACGTGATCGATGAGCAGATCGACACCCTGGGCCGGGCGTTCATGGGGATGACGATCGGCTGCGCGCGGTGCCACGATCACAAGTTCGATCCGATCCCGACGCGCGACTATTACGCGATGGTGGGCATCTTCCGCAGCACGCAGACCCTGATCCACGACAACGTCTCGACCTGGGTGAAGCGTCCGACTCCTCTGCCGGCCGAAGAACAGGCGGTTCTCGAGAGCCATGCCCAGGAAATGGCCGCGGTTCAAAAGCAGATGTCGGCCCTCGAGCCGGAGCTGAAGAAGATGCGCTCGACGGCCGCCCTGCCGGAAGCCGGAAAGCCGCACATTGTCGACGATCCCCTGTCGCTTCCGGGCGTGGTCGTCGACGACTCGAACGCGGAAGTCACCGGAGACTGGATCAGTTCGGGCTTCCTCAAGTCATACGTCGGTTCGGGCTACGTCCACGATGGCCGGACCGGCATGGGCGAGAAGAAGGTGGTTTTCCGGGCTGACCTGCCAAAGTCCGGCGTGTATGAGGTGCGCGTCGCCTACAACTTTTCTCCATCGCGTTCGTCGAAGACTCCGGTCCGCGTGATCCATCGCGACGGGGAAACGCTGGTCCGCGTGAACCAGCAGCAGCAGCCCGACGTGGATGGCCTGTTCCAGTCCGTCGGTCGCTTCACGTTCACGAACGACGTGGCCGCCATCGTTTCGATCTCGAACGACGGCGTTGATGACGGCCATGTCATCGCAGACGCCATCTGGTTTGTTCCCGCTGCCTCCGACGACGCGTCGCGGAATGGCGCGGCCAACGAGGTCGCCGTCGCTCCGACCGACGACGCAGTCGAATCCTCCGCCCGCCGCGAACGGATGGAGGCCCAGCACAAGGAGCTGGCGAAGTCGCTCGCGAAACTGAAGAAAGAAGCTCCACCTGCTCCGCCGCTGGTCCTGTCGATCCAGGACGAACAGAAGATGGCGGATTACCACGTCTGCATTCGCGGCAACGTGCATCAACTCGGGGAGACTGTCCCCCGCTCGTTCCTGCAGGTGGCAATGCGCGGACCGGCGCCGCAGATTCCCGAGACGGCCAGCGGGCGGCTCGAACTGGCCCAGTGGATCGCCGGCCCGGACAATCCGCTGACGGCCCGCGTTTATGTGAACCGCGTCTGGCAGAAGCTCTTCAACGAAGGGATTGTTCGATCGGTCGATAACTTCGGAATTCCCGGAGACCGGCCGACGCACCCCGAGTTGCTCGACCACCTCGCTTCGGAATTCATCGCGGACGGCTGGTCGACCAAGGGGCTCATCCGGCGGCTGATGCTGTCACAGACGTATCGCATGAGTTCCGACCGGCAGGAGAAAGCGGTTGGGGCTGATCCCGAGAACAAGTGGCTGGCCTCGCAGAACCGGAAACGGCTCGATGCCGAGGCGATTCGCGATGCGCTGCAGATGGTCAGCGGCACGCTCGACCTGACGATGTCGGGAGACATGATCCGCCCCGGAACGAAGGCGGAATACGGTTACCAGTTCGACGAGGGACGCCGCAGCGTCTATCTGCCGGTCCTTCGGAACTGCCTGCCCGACACCTTCACGACGTTCGACTTCCCCGACCCGAACCTGTCGACCGGTAAACGGGCGACATCGACGCTCCCGACCCAGGCGCTGTACCTGATGAACAGCGACTTCGTGCGGAGTTCCGCGGCGACAACGGCGGCCTGGGTCATGAAGTCGGCCACGTCTGATGAGGAACGGCTCAATACGCTCTACGAATCCGCGCTGGGGCGACGCCCGAGCCCGGAGGAACGCTACGCCGCGATGACCTATCTGAAAGATGCCGGGGTCGAACTGACGAGCGATCGCGCCTGGACGAACCTGGTGCAAACCGTCTTTTCCAGTGTCGACTTCCGCTACGTCGACTGA
- a CDS encoding cobalamin-binding protein, which produces MRIVSLLPSATEIVCELGLGDQLVGVTHECDFPAGVSGLPHLTRTRLSPTASSSDIDAQVREQLSTRNSLYELDHDLLVELKPDLIVTQSLCDVCAVSEQDVRNALCRLPTGAQVVNLEPQRLDEVLDSLEAVAAAAGAPSRGVQARRGLEERIDSVIRSVAEPGDPGAAERPRVVVLEWIDPPFSAGHWVPEIVELAGGREMIGQPGERSVTLSWEEVVAARPDVCFISCCGFSIERTKLDLPVLFEHVAGHDLPCVQNGKIFVLDGSAFLSRPGPRLVTALELMAWALSPERVQRPQETTGIERVPVKKWNTEPGPADVVCGT; this is translated from the coding sequence ATGCGGATTGTCTCGTTATTGCCGAGCGCCACCGAAATCGTCTGTGAACTCGGGCTTGGCGACCAGCTCGTGGGGGTGACTCACGAATGCGATTTCCCCGCCGGCGTTTCAGGGCTCCCGCATCTGACTCGAACCCGGCTGTCCCCCACCGCGTCGAGCTCCGACATCGATGCGCAGGTTCGCGAGCAGCTCTCCACGCGGAATTCGCTCTACGAGCTCGATCACGACCTTCTCGTCGAATTGAAGCCCGATCTCATCGTGACACAGTCGCTCTGCGACGTGTGTGCCGTGTCCGAACAAGACGTCCGGAATGCCCTCTGCCGTCTGCCGACGGGGGCGCAGGTCGTGAACCTGGAGCCTCAGCGACTGGACGAGGTCCTCGATTCGCTCGAGGCCGTTGCGGCCGCCGCGGGCGCCCCCAGCCGCGGGGTGCAGGCACGCCGAGGGCTCGAGGAGCGGATCGATTCGGTGATCCGAAGCGTCGCGGAGCCGGGCGATCCCGGCGCTGCCGAGAGGCCGCGTGTGGTCGTGCTCGAATGGATCGATCCCCCCTTCTCGGCGGGTCACTGGGTTCCCGAGATCGTCGAACTGGCCGGAGGTCGTGAAATGATCGGACAACCGGGAGAGCGTTCGGTCACGTTATCGTGGGAAGAGGTGGTGGCCGCCCGGCCGGATGTCTGCTTCATCTCGTGCTGTGGCTTCAGCATCGAACGGACGAAATTAGACCTGCCAGTTCTTTTCGAGCATGTCGCTGGTCACGACCTGCCCTGCGTGCAGAACGGCAAGATTTTCGTTCTGGACGGTTCGGCGTTTCTCAGCCGGCCGGGGCCGCGGCTTGTGACCGCACTGGAGCTGATGGCCTGGGCCCTCTCTCCGGAACGGGTGCAACGTCCGCAGGAGACGACCGGCATTGAACGTGTCCCGGTGAAGAAATGGAACACGGAGCCCGGTCCCGCAGACGTCGTCTGCGGGACGTGA
- a CDS encoding DEAD/DEAH box helicase — MLKALEGVNYVTPSPIQAAFIPIALTGQDCIGQARTGTGKTCAFVIPLLEQIDHSRPAVQALVLCPTRELAEQVAVEARRLASEHLCEPALLVGGKPVGKQIRDLDRSPAIVVGTPGRVIDLLQRGNLNLKELRIAVLDEADRMLDIGFRPAIEKILRQCPTDRQTLLLSATLPPPVERLAQKFMKSPEMVDLSGDSISGDLVQQYYCTVDREKKFGLLVKLLLAERPHQCIVFTRTKRKADELYRRLKRRLPEVAAIHGDLQQSERDRVMKRLRSGELRLLIATDVVGRGIDISSISHIINYDVPESCDDYVHRVGRTGRISSERNGRAFTFVTKEEGEELTRIEIRINKMLDEWRPPNDAFFTPRETRYVEAETPAPARNDEDFADFFVA, encoded by the coding sequence ATGCTGAAAGCGCTGGAGGGCGTCAATTACGTCACTCCGAGCCCCATCCAGGCCGCTTTTATCCCGATCGCGCTCACAGGGCAGGACTGCATCGGGCAGGCACGAACCGGCACGGGAAAGACCTGCGCGTTCGTCATTCCACTCCTGGAACAGATCGACCACTCGCGTCCGGCGGTGCAGGCCCTGGTGCTCTGCCCCACTCGTGAACTCGCCGAGCAGGTCGCCGTGGAAGCCCGCCGCCTGGCCTCCGAACACCTGTGCGAGCCCGCCCTGCTCGTCGGCGGAAAACCGGTCGGCAAACAGATCCGGGATCTCGATCGCTCGCCGGCGATCGTGGTTGGAACACCCGGCCGCGTGATCGACCTGCTGCAGCGCGGCAACCTCAACCTCAAGGAACTGCGAATCGCCGTCCTTGATGAAGCCGACCGGATGCTCGACATCGGGTTCCGGCCGGCGATTGAGAAAATCCTCAGGCAGTGCCCGACCGACCGCCAGACGCTGTTGCTTTCGGCAACGCTTCCTCCGCCGGTCGAACGGCTGGCCCAGAAGTTCATGAAGTCGCCGGAGATGGTGGATCTCTCGGGCGATTCAATCTCGGGCGACCTCGTGCAGCAGTACTACTGCACGGTCGACCGTGAGAAGAAGTTCGGCCTGCTGGTGAAGCTCCTGCTCGCCGAACGGCCTCACCAGTGCATCGTTTTCACGCGCACCAAGCGGAAGGCCGATGAGCTGTACCGCCGGTTGAAGCGCCGCCTCCCGGAAGTGGCTGCGATCCACGGCGACCTCCAGCAGTCGGAGCGCGACCGCGTGATGAAGCGGCTGCGAAGCGGCGAGCTGCGGCTGTTGATCGCCACCGACGTGGTCGGTCGCGGGATCGACATCAGCAGCATCTCGCACATCATCAACTACGATGTCCCCGAGTCGTGCGACGACTACGTCCACCGGGTCGGACGGACCGGCCGCATCTCGTCGGAACGCAACGGCCGCGCCTTCACCTTCGTCACCAAGGAAGAGGGCGAAGAACTGACGCGCATCGAGATCCGCATCAACAAGATGCTCGACGAGTGGCGTCCGCCCAATGACGCCTTCTTCACACCGAGGGAAACGCGATACGTCGAGGCCGAAACGCCGGCGCCAGCCCGCAACGACGAAGATTTCGCCGACTTTTTCGTCGCCTGA
- a CDS encoding HU family DNA-binding protein, protein MTKKEIVKTISDKHQLTQLKTKEIVQSTFEAIIETLVEEHRIELRNFGVFEVKKRAARKARNPRTGERVDVAEKYVVTFKPGKEMEERVLRLEQEEAARAAQGLPPAYVPPVESNGDAPMGSEPSDTDL, encoded by the coding sequence GTGACGAAGAAAGAGATAGTTAAAACGATTTCCGACAAGCATCAGCTGACTCAGCTGAAGACGAAGGAGATCGTTCAGTCCACATTCGAAGCGATCATCGAGACGTTGGTCGAAGAGCATCGCATCGAGTTGCGGAATTTCGGCGTGTTCGAAGTGAAGAAGCGTGCTGCCCGGAAGGCGAGGAATCCTCGCACGGGCGAGCGTGTGGACGTCGCGGAGAAATACGTCGTAACCTTCAAGCCCGGCAAGGAGATGGAAGAACGGGTGCTGCGTCTGGAACAGGAAGAAGCTGCTCGCGCAGCCCAGGGCCTGCCTCCGGCGTACGTGCCGCCCGTCGAGTCGAATGGCGATGCCCCGATGGGCAGCGAGCCGTCCGACACCGACCTGTAG
- a CDS encoding phenylacetate--CoA ligase family protein has product MPDDLLQPLREMLSEVLLRNPFWQKKLQGIDVATLQSPHDLDRLPFLFKPELVADQAAHPPYGSNLTDPRTRYTRVHGTSGTTGRPLRCLDTAESWQWVLSCWEQIYSLIGIRDDDVFAFPFSFGPFLGFWAAFEGAQKIGRMCLAGGGLSSEARLRMIEENSATVVCCTPTYALRLAEAAAAMGMDLANGPVRAIVVAGEPGGNVPAIRERIESAWDATVYDHWGMTEVGPLAVEPANDRGGLQMLAGKCLAEVIDPATGKSQTPGELGELVVTNLGRWGQPMIRYRTGDLVRERPGSPPLSPYLEGGVLGRTDDMFIVRGNNVFPTSVEAVLREFDDVVEYRMTLRHKREMPHLMIEVEPRPECDTIAALCERIHRRIKDRLNFQPEILAVGVGELPRFELKGRRFIREQS; this is encoded by the coding sequence ATGCCTGATGACCTGCTGCAACCGCTCCGCGAAATGCTGTCGGAGGTTTTGCTTCGCAATCCATTCTGGCAGAAGAAGTTGCAGGGAATCGACGTCGCGACGTTGCAATCGCCCCACGACCTGGACCGCCTCCCCTTCCTCTTCAAGCCGGAACTGGTCGCCGACCAGGCGGCGCATCCCCCCTATGGTTCCAACCTGACCGATCCGCGCACCCGGTACACCCGGGTGCATGGAACCTCAGGAACCACCGGGCGGCCTCTGCGTTGCCTCGACACGGCCGAGAGCTGGCAGTGGGTGCTCAGTTGCTGGGAGCAGATCTACTCACTGATCGGCATCCGCGACGACGATGTGTTCGCGTTCCCGTTTTCGTTCGGTCCGTTCCTGGGATTCTGGGCGGCATTTGAAGGGGCCCAGAAGATCGGGCGAATGTGCCTCGCTGGCGGCGGGCTGTCCTCGGAAGCCCGCCTGAGGATGATCGAAGAAAACTCGGCCACCGTCGTTTGCTGCACCCCGACCTATGCCCTGCGACTGGCGGAAGCGGCCGCCGCGATGGGCATGGACCTGGCGAACGGCCCGGTCCGGGCCATCGTCGTGGCGGGTGAACCGGGCGGAAACGTGCCGGCGATCCGCGAACGAATCGAATCGGCCTGGGACGCGACCGTTTACGACCATTGGGGAATGACCGAAGTCGGCCCGCTGGCCGTCGAACCGGCGAACGATCGCGGCGGCCTCCAGATGCTGGCCGGCAAGTGTCTCGCGGAAGTCATCGATCCCGCGACCGGCAAATCACAGACTCCCGGCGAACTCGGCGAACTCGTCGTCACAAACCTTGGCCGCTGGGGCCAGCCGATGATCCGCTACCGCACGGGCGACCTCGTCCGCGAGCGCCCCGGCAGCCCACCGCTCTCACCCTATCTCGAAGGCGGCGTCCTGGGCAGGACCGACGACATGTTCATCGTCCGCGGGAACAACGTGTTTCCGACGAGCGTGGAGGCGGTACTGCGCGAATTCGACGATGTCGTTGAATACCGCATGACGTTGCGGCACAAACGCGAAATGCCGCACCTCATGATCGAGGTCGAGCCACGCCCGGAGTGCGACACAATCGCCGCCCTTTGCGAACGCATCCACCGCCGGATCAAGGATCGGCTGAACTTCCAGCCGGAGATCCTCGCCGTAGGAGTCGGAGAACTACCACGTTTTGAGTTGAAGGGGCGGCGTTTTATCCGTGAGCAGTCTTGA
- the rpmI gene encoding 50S ribosomal protein L35, whose translation MPKQKTHKGISKRFKVTASGKAKHRSPNRGHILGPKTGKRKRHLRQDGVVDGVAAKTIVDALRPGV comes from the coding sequence ATGCCGAAGCAGAAGACACACAAGGGGATCTCGAAGCGCTTCAAGGTGACCGCCTCGGGCAAGGCGAAGCATCGCAGCCCCAATCGCGGCCACATTCTCGGCCCGAAGACGGGCAAGCGGAAGCGTCATCTCCGTCAGGACGGAGTTGTGGACGGCGTTGCCGCCAAGACGATCGTCGACGCCCTGCGTCCCGGCGTCTGA
- the rplT gene encoding 50S ribosomal protein L20 has translation MRIKYGKATRRKKNRIFREAKGSVGGRGTLWRTVQEHVRRSRAYAFRDRRARKRDFRALWITRINAACMIRGLRYSQFMHGLKLAQCELNRKILSELAIHNPAVFDEIVAVAMGAVKKAAA, from the coding sequence ATGCGTATTAAGTACGGTAAGGCCACACGGCGGAAGAAGAATCGTATCTTCCGTGAAGCCAAGGGAAGCGTCGGCGGACGGGGAACACTCTGGCGGACAGTGCAGGAGCACGTCCGTCGCTCGCGGGCGTACGCCTTCCGCGACCGTCGCGCCCGCAAGCGTGACTTCCGCGCCCTGTGGATCACGCGTATCAACGCGGCCTGCATGATCCGCGGCCTCCGCTACTCGCAGTTCATGCACGGCCTGAAGCTGGCCCAGTGCGAGCTGAACCGCAAGATCCTGTCGGAACTCGCCATTCACAACCCCGCGGTGTTCGACGAAATCGTCGCCGTCGCCATGGGCGCCGTGAAGAAGGCTGCCGCCTGA